One genomic window of Sphingobacterium oryzagri includes the following:
- a CDS encoding helix-turn-helix domain-containing protein, with the protein MNALGKKIRLLRHQKGWSQEDVAKRLDISIPAFSKIETGITDVNLSRLNQISKLFSLSLVQLLSTSDSEEEKQIQDEINELSKKLQSRDGEVIELQKKVIDLYEQLHKK; encoded by the coding sequence ATGAATGCATTAGGAAAGAAAATTCGTCTTTTGAGACATCAGAAGGGCTGGAGCCAGGAGGACGTTGCGAAACGTTTAGACATCTCCATTCCCGCGTTCTCAAAGATCGAAACCGGTATTACCGATGTTAATCTGTCCAGATTAAATCAAATCTCCAAACTTTTTAGTTTGTCTTTGGTACAACTGTTATCAACTTCTGATTCAGAAGAAGAAAAACAAATCCAAGATGAAATTAATGAGTTAAGCAAAAAACTTCAATCCAGAGATGGGGAAGTTATTGAGTTGCAGAAAAAGGTAATTGATTTGTACGAACAATTGCACAAAAAGTAA
- a CDS encoding GNAT family N-acetyltransferase, with the protein MELIHVADQSKWLALNDEVQIGELVYEIAEGKLTITYTEVEPYYRGNKIAEELVLAAIKQAREAQLKVVPACSFAVTVFERYPDERDVLA; encoded by the coding sequence ATGGAATTAATACATGTTGCGGATCAAAGCAAATGGTTGGCTTTGAATGACGAGGTTCAAATCGGTGAATTGGTATATGAAATTGCGGAAGGCAAGTTGACAATTACGTATACGGAGGTCGAGCCTTACTACCGAGGAAATAAAATCGCGGAAGAATTGGTTCTGGCTGCGATAAAGCAAGCTCGAGAAGCCCAATTAAAAGTGGTGCCAGCTTGTTCTTTTGCTGTTACCGTTTTTGAGCGCTATCCCGACGAGCGCGATGTTTTGGCTTAA
- the mqnC gene encoding cyclic dehypoxanthinyl futalosine synthase has product MNVDNLLERGLNFEFLSKEEGIFLYHHAATADLTYVANELRKKQVPHGKVTWQIDRNVNTTNVCIANCKFCNFFRRPGHDDSYITDIETYKQKIEETFRYGGDQLLLQGGHHPDLGLSFYTDLFKQLKELYPSLKLHSLGPPEIAHVAKLEGLSHIEVLTAMKEAGLDSLPGAGAEILNDRVRRLISKGKCGGQEWLDVMRAAHKINLPTSATMMFGHIETIEERFEHLVWIREVQQEKPADAYGFIAFIPWPFQDDGTLLKRLRGITNNVTGEEYIRMIALSRIMLPNVKNIQASWLTVGKRTAQLCLHAGANDFGSIMIEENVVSAAGAPHRFTSKSIQDAIIEAGFVPQLRTQKYDFRELPQMEEQVINY; this is encoded by the coding sequence ATGAATGTAGATAACTTACTAGAACGCGGGTTAAACTTTGAATTTTTATCCAAAGAAGAGGGAATTTTCCTCTATCACCATGCGGCTACAGCAGATCTGACCTATGTAGCCAATGAGCTGCGTAAAAAACAAGTGCCCCATGGTAAGGTCACTTGGCAGATCGACCGAAACGTTAACACCACCAACGTTTGCATAGCGAATTGTAAATTCTGTAATTTCTTTCGTCGACCGGGGCATGACGATAGTTATATCACCGACATCGAAACATATAAACAGAAAATTGAAGAAACGTTTCGCTATGGTGGCGATCAACTGCTTTTACAGGGAGGACATCACCCAGACCTCGGTTTATCCTTCTATACCGATTTATTTAAGCAGTTGAAGGAACTTTATCCTTCACTCAAATTGCATTCGTTAGGGCCGCCAGAAATAGCGCACGTTGCTAAGTTAGAAGGGCTATCTCACATTGAGGTCCTGACCGCGATGAAAGAAGCCGGACTAGACTCTCTGCCTGGCGCTGGTGCAGAAATTTTGAACGACCGCGTAAGACGGTTGATATCCAAAGGTAAATGCGGCGGCCAGGAATGGCTTGATGTGATGCGTGCGGCACATAAAATCAACCTGCCTACATCGGCTACCATGATGTTTGGCCATATCGAAACCATTGAAGAGCGATTTGAACATTTGGTGTGGATACGGGAAGTACAACAGGAAAAACCGGCAGATGCTTACGGTTTTATCGCTTTTATCCCATGGCCATTTCAAGACGATGGTACGCTGCTAAAACGCTTACGCGGTATTACTAATAATGTCACGGGCGAAGAATATATTCGGATGATTGCTCTGAGTCGAATCATGTTGCCAAACGTCAAGAATATCCAGGCATCTTGGCTAACTGTAGGTAAACGTACCGCACAGTTATGTCTACATGCGGGCGCTAATGATTTTGGTTCGATCATGATCGAAGAAAACGTAGTATCGGCAGCAGGTGCACCGCATCGGTTTACCTCTAAATCTATCCAGGACGCGATAATAGAAGCGGGTTTTGTGCCGCAATTGCGTACCCAGAAATACGATTTCAGAGAACTTCCGCAAATGGAAGAACAGGTTATTAATTATTAA
- the scpB gene encoding SMC-Scp complex subunit ScpB, whose translation MKDILLNIEAIIFASEEGIGANELKQVLQDALAIDVNKQEIVDLVAKIKVKYDNEDQVFDLREINNQYLFLTKERYHEAVNQLQAHKDRKKLSQAALETLAIIAYRQPITKLEVEQIRGVNCDYSIQRLLEKKLIQIAGKSETIGKPLLYATSDQFMQHFGINTAKDLPQLKDIVAEENSIGEITV comes from the coding sequence GTGAAAGACATCTTATTAAATATTGAGGCGATCATTTTTGCATCGGAAGAAGGGATTGGTGCAAACGAGCTCAAACAGGTGCTGCAAGATGCCTTGGCGATTGACGTCAATAAGCAAGAGATCGTAGACCTTGTAGCGAAGATCAAAGTCAAGTACGATAACGAAGATCAGGTTTTCGATTTGCGCGAGATTAACAACCAGTATCTGTTTTTAACAAAAGAACGCTATCACGAAGCGGTCAATCAGCTACAAGCACACAAAGATCGTAAGAAGCTCAGTCAAGCAGCGCTGGAAACCCTGGCTATTATCGCTTACAGACAACCGATAACCAAACTGGAGGTCGAACAAATTCGGGGTGTAAACTGCGATTATTCTATTCAACGGCTCTTGGAAAAAAAGCTGATCCAAATCGCCGGAAAATCAGAGACGATCGGGAAACCGTTGCTGTATGCCACCAGCGATCAATTTATGCAGCATTTCGGCATTAATACGGCGAAGGACCTGCCCCAATTGAAAGATATCGTAGCAGAAGAGAATAGTATCGGCGAAATAACGGTTTAA
- a CDS encoding HAD family hydrolase → MTEKSLTDQNGYAVIFDMDGVICHTNPFHAKAFAAFFDKYQIPYTDQEFEAHMFGKHNSYIMTHFFKRQIGGDELLALEGEKEALFREIYRSEVKTIPYYLEFLDELKAHGFKTAVATSAPRANLDLILDVLQIANKMDSLLASEDVNLHKPHPEVYLKSAENIGIDPTRCIVFEDSFSGVTAGINAGIKVVGVLSSHAKEELPPCVDYIRDYSEIDAGKVRDLIRQ, encoded by the coding sequence ATGACTGAAAAATCCTTGACCGATCAAAACGGCTACGCCGTTATATTTGACATGGATGGCGTAATTTGCCATACCAACCCTTTTCACGCAAAAGCCTTTGCCGCTTTCTTTGACAAATACCAAATTCCGTATACCGACCAGGAGTTTGAAGCGCACATGTTTGGAAAACATAACAGCTACATCATGACGCACTTTTTCAAACGACAGATTGGTGGCGACGAACTGCTGGCGCTTGAGGGAGAGAAGGAAGCCCTTTTTCGCGAAATTTATCGATCCGAAGTTAAAACGATCCCCTATTATCTGGAATTTTTAGACGAGTTAAAAGCACATGGTTTTAAGACGGCTGTAGCCACATCAGCTCCGCGCGCCAACCTTGATCTTATTTTAGACGTGTTGCAGATTGCAAACAAGATGGACTCCCTCCTGGCCAGCGAAGACGTGAACCTGCATAAACCACATCCTGAGGTATATTTAAAGTCTGCTGAAAATATTGGCATAGACCCCACACGTTGTATCGTTTTCGAAGATTCGTTCTCCGGCGTAACTGCGGGTATAAATGCGGGCATCAAAGTCGTTGGCGTATTGAGTTCGCATGCGAAAGAAGAGCTACCACCATGTGTAGATTATATCCGCGACTACAGCGAAATTGATGCGGGCAAAGTACGCGATCTTATCCGTCAGTAG
- a CDS encoding sulfite exporter TauE/SafE family protein, whose amino-acid sequence MRAKYAILSVSSKIMGETLQLISSPGAWALYFFCAMLIGMSKTGIQNIGTLAVPLFAFLFGAKYSTGIVLLLLCFADIIAVIYYRKSFLWSEVKKLLPAALIGLLVGLLLGNSIDDKTFKILIGACIIVGMCIMIWLERTAAETQARLTGNKWYSPIFGFILGFSTMIGNAAGPALSVYMLSKRLDKITFAATSAWFIMLLNFTKVPLQALVWHNLSWSGLLLNLLAVPFILIGGLIGIRLVKILPEKQFRVLIMTLVIISALLLICL is encoded by the coding sequence ATGCGGGCAAAGTACGCGATCTTATCCGTCAGTAGTAAAATAATGGGCGAAACACTGCAGCTTATTTCCTCACCTGGTGCATGGGCGCTTTATTTTTTCTGCGCCATGCTTATTGGTATGTCCAAAACGGGCATACAGAATATCGGCACCTTAGCAGTGCCGCTCTTTGCCTTTCTCTTTGGTGCAAAATACAGTACAGGCATCGTTTTACTATTGCTTTGCTTTGCCGATATCATCGCGGTAATTTACTACCGCAAGTCATTTCTATGGAGCGAGGTAAAAAAGCTGCTGCCCGCCGCGCTTATTGGCTTGCTCGTGGGGCTTTTGCTGGGCAATAGCATAGACGACAAAACGTTTAAAATACTCATTGGTGCCTGTATTATCGTCGGGATGTGTATCATGATTTGGTTGGAACGAACAGCCGCAGAAACGCAAGCCCGATTAACGGGAAACAAATGGTACTCGCCTATTTTCGGTTTCATCCTGGGTTTTTCCACCATGATTGGTAATGCCGCAGGCCCCGCGTTGTCGGTTTATATGCTATCCAAGCGTCTAGATAAGATCACATTTGCAGCAACATCAGCTTGGTTTATTATGCTGCTAAATTTCACAAAGGTTCCGCTGCAGGCGCTCGTATGGCATAACCTCAGTTGGTCAGGTTTGCTGTTAAACCTGCTGGCGGTGCCTTTTATACTTATCGGTGGACTAATCGGAATACGCCTGGTGAAGATCTTGCCGGAGAAGCAATTTCGCGTCTTAATCATGACCTTGGTCATCATTTCCGCACTGTTATTGATCTGTCTGTAG
- a CDS encoding TlpA family protein disulfide reductase: MKKYLLFIIMHTSFCCLAQEKKTIAGSFVDYNKADTLLFFNKYVPKSYFQESDYEVFNNKGHFTLENKFEFPQLYFSLLASERGRLVSRPKLFFFDENTKAITIDYNRWEASLTDGRTATEYEKSFLPQAFIYLDISDEEALISILYGKFNKLDTLLYDYTKDNPKSFVSLWMLAYRFHLLGFSKIGEGTLSLFDESVKKSVVWAALDHDFKNAHIKEGNEFPNIPVENLSGERVDLVLPKGKLILVDFWFSFCQPCIASIPKLKSLYDAYKPYGFDIVAISIDPEPTKNKWKGVIADKNMSWSHFVDPGGKETMAMKINSFPRYLLLDEEGKIMQTDIDLSTLEDILKNRLSKQ, translated from the coding sequence ATGAAAAAATACCTACTTTTCATTATTATGCATACTTCTTTCTGTTGTTTAGCTCAAGAAAAGAAAACAATAGCGGGAAGTTTTGTTGATTATAACAAAGCGGATACTTTACTTTTTTTTAACAAATATGTCCCTAAATCATATTTTCAAGAAAGTGATTATGAAGTTTTTAATAATAAGGGACATTTCACACTGGAAAATAAGTTTGAGTTTCCACAGCTGTATTTCAGTCTCTTAGCATCAGAAAGAGGGAGACTGGTTAGTCGTCCGAAATTGTTTTTTTTTGATGAAAATACGAAGGCCATAACGATAGACTACAATCGTTGGGAAGCAAGCTTAACTGATGGGAGGACAGCAACGGAATATGAGAAATCGTTTCTACCACAAGCTTTTATATACTTAGATATTTCTGACGAAGAAGCGTTGATATCGATTTTGTATGGAAAATTTAATAAACTCGATACCTTACTTTACGACTACACGAAGGATAATCCGAAGTCATTTGTTTCTTTGTGGATGTTAGCGTACCGTTTCCATTTGTTAGGATTTAGTAAAATTGGCGAAGGCACGTTGTCTTTGTTCGATGAATCTGTTAAAAAGAGTGTTGTCTGGGCTGCTTTAGATCATGATTTTAAAAATGCCCATATTAAAGAAGGGAATGAATTCCCGAATATACCCGTAGAGAATCTAAGTGGAGAAAGAGTTGACCTTGTTCTTCCGAAAGGAAAATTGATACTTGTTGACTTTTGGTTTAGTTTCTGCCAGCCTTGCATCGCTTCAATTCCAAAGCTGAAGAGCCTTTATGATGCCTATAAACCATACGGATTTGACATTGTTGCCATTTCCATAGATCCAGAGCCTACTAAAAATAAATGGAAAGGCGTTATAGCAGATAAGAATATGTCCTGGTCTCATTTTGTAGATCCTGGAGGGAAAGAAACTATGGCAATGAAGATAAATAGCTTTCCTAGATATTTACTACTTGATGAAGAAGGTAAAATCATGCAGACAGATATTGACCTCTCGACACTGGAAGACATCTTAAAAAATAGACTATCCAAACAATAG
- a CDS encoding ligase-associated DNA damage response exonuclease has product MSLLSVNEFGLYCKQGDFYIDPWKPVKTALITHGHSDHMRWGMGHYICHHHTVPILRLRLGAENDVQGIAYEEVLEINGVTISFHPAGHIIGSAQIRLAFAGEVWLFTGDYKLEHDGVSQPYSLVKCDHFITESTFGLPIYNFPANQTIYSDINAWWHSNAEEGMNTVLLGYALGKAQNILAHADQTIGDIFLHGAVDNVNQALSEVGYTFPGTRITADTRRDAIRGALIVAPPSAMDTPWLRTLKPYRIAMCSGWMQLRGARRRRGVDRGFALSDHCDWRQLNQAIQQTGAKHVYVTHGYEHNFSKWVREEYHIEAAIFKTLYNDAEEDNA; this is encoded by the coding sequence ATGAGTTTATTATCTGTTAACGAATTTGGACTGTATTGTAAGCAGGGCGATTTTTATATCGATCCCTGGAAGCCGGTAAAGACGGCGCTCATCACGCATGGACATAGCGATCATATGCGCTGGGGCATGGGCCACTACATCTGTCATCATCACACTGTGCCGATCCTTCGGCTTCGGCTGGGAGCCGAAAATGATGTGCAGGGAATTGCTTACGAGGAAGTCCTGGAAATTAACGGCGTAACCATTTCTTTTCATCCTGCCGGCCATATTATCGGTTCTGCACAGATTCGTCTCGCTTTTGCCGGCGAGGTGTGGTTGTTTACCGGCGATTATAAGCTGGAACACGACGGCGTAAGTCAGCCATACAGCTTGGTTAAGTGCGATCATTTTATAACGGAAAGTACGTTTGGCCTGCCTATCTATAATTTTCCTGCTAACCAAACGATTTACAGTGATATCAACGCCTGGTGGCACAGTAACGCAGAAGAAGGTATGAATACGGTGCTTTTGGGCTACGCCTTGGGCAAAGCACAAAACATACTGGCGCATGCTGATCAAACTATTGGCGATATTTTTCTGCATGGCGCTGTAGATAATGTGAACCAGGCTTTGTCGGAAGTTGGCTATACCTTTCCCGGCACTCGGATTACGGCCGATACGCGTCGCGATGCCATTCGCGGCGCTTTGATTGTGGCGCCGCCTTCAGCCATGGATACACCGTGGCTGCGTACGTTAAAACCTTACCGTATCGCGATGTGCAGCGGATGGATGCAGTTGCGCGGTGCGCGCCGCCGCCGAGGGGTAGATCGTGGCTTTGCTTTATCCGATCATTGTGACTGGCGTCAATTGAATCAAGCCATTCAGCAAACCGGTGCGAAGCACGTTTATGTCACTCACGGCTATGAGCACAACTTCAGCAAGTGGGTACGCGAAGAGTATCATATCGAAGCGGCTATCTTTAAAACCTTATACAACGATGCAGAGGAGGATAACGCATGA
- a CDS encoding SRPBCC family protein has product MIKPVPILVERTYSASPHRVWQALTEKEKLNLWYFDIPGFELKKGAEFNFYESKGANTYHYCIKILDFKPHEFLQYVWSHPSESAGTSIVSWYLTPRGSATAVRIVHEGIENFEDAGTLLDRSLYEKSWNTILGTSLANFLEDNN; this is encoded by the coding sequence ATGATCAAGCCTGTACCAATCTTAGTCGAGCGAACGTATTCAGCAAGTCCGCATCGTGTATGGCAAGCCCTTACCGAGAAGGAAAAACTGAATCTTTGGTATTTTGATATCCCCGGGTTCGAGCTCAAGAAGGGCGCGGAGTTTAATTTTTATGAATCTAAAGGGGCGAATACGTATCATTATTGCATAAAAATTTTGGATTTCAAGCCGCATGAATTTTTGCAATATGTATGGAGTCACCCGTCGGAAAGCGCCGGAACCTCCATTGTGAGTTGGTATCTGACGCCTCGCGGCAGTGCCACGGCAGTACGCATCGTACATGAGGGAATTGAAAATTTCGAGGATGCAGGCACGTTGCTGGATCGATCACTATACGAAAAGAGTTGGAATACTATTTTGGGCACCTCACTGGCTAATTTTTTAGAAGATAATAATTGA
- a CDS encoding ATP-dependent DNA ligase: MIDFVELFEAIDRTTKTSAKVAAMVSYLERATADDKLFAIAVLIGNKPKRPIKTTDLRLWASEQSGIPLWLLEESYYIVGDLAETITLVIPASAERSQANDYSLRTILQDIVALRNTDVTAQREKVLAYWSTLRGTALFVFNKLLTGNFRVGVSRKLVVKAIAQYLQREEPEVEHRLIGKWDPFEETMDSLFQDNIQEHKHFLPYPFYLAYALDREASALGPLTDWIIEAKLDGIRGQLIVRKGELFVWSRGEDLMTEKFVEFHPLRDVLPDGTVIDGEVIPWKDGKPLDFAVMQTRIGRKNVSKASLLAAPLVMVCYDLLEWEGQDIRDWPLAKRREKLQQILQDFPVQSLLILSPALDFASWEDAERYRQDARQYQAEGLMLKHLDSPYEVGRKRGQWWKWKTDPMTIDGVMIYAQSGHGRRANLFTDYTFAVWDGDELVPFAKAYSGLTDKELHVIDNWIKRHTIEKFGPVRSVTPQLVFELAFEGINASSRHKSGVALRFPRILRWRQDKPASEANTKEDLLNLIAARNESIR, encoded by the coding sequence ATGATCGATTTTGTCGAACTTTTTGAAGCCATTGATCGCACCACCAAGACCTCGGCCAAAGTGGCCGCGATGGTGAGTTATCTGGAGCGCGCAACAGCAGATGATAAACTCTTTGCGATTGCAGTGTTGATTGGCAATAAGCCTAAACGACCGATCAAAACGACGGATTTGCGCCTCTGGGCATCCGAACAATCGGGCATACCGTTGTGGTTGCTCGAGGAGAGTTATTATATTGTAGGCGATTTAGCCGAAACGATAACACTGGTGATTCCAGCTAGTGCAGAACGTTCACAAGCCAACGATTACAGCCTGCGTACGATTTTGCAGGATATCGTCGCATTGCGAAACACCGATGTGACCGCACAACGCGAGAAAGTACTCGCTTATTGGTCGACTTTGCGTGGAACCGCGCTGTTTGTATTTAACAAACTGCTTACCGGAAACTTTAGGGTCGGTGTATCGCGCAAATTGGTGGTCAAAGCTATTGCGCAATATTTGCAACGTGAGGAGCCGGAGGTGGAGCACCGCCTGATTGGTAAATGGGATCCGTTCGAAGAAACGATGGATTCTTTGTTTCAAGATAATATCCAAGAACATAAACATTTTCTTCCTTATCCATTTTATTTGGCTTACGCGCTCGATCGCGAGGCAAGCGCTTTGGGGCCGCTTACCGACTGGATTATAGAAGCCAAGCTTGATGGTATTCGCGGACAGCTGATCGTGCGTAAAGGCGAATTGTTTGTTTGGAGCCGTGGGGAGGATTTGATGACCGAGAAATTTGTCGAGTTTCATCCGCTGCGCGATGTATTGCCGGATGGCACCGTTATCGATGGTGAAGTTATTCCTTGGAAAGATGGCAAGCCGCTCGACTTTGCCGTGATGCAAACGCGTATTGGCAGAAAAAACGTTTCTAAAGCGAGCCTACTCGCTGCGCCTTTGGTTATGGTGTGTTATGATCTTTTGGAATGGGAAGGGCAGGATATTCGGGATTGGCCACTTGCCAAACGTCGGGAGAAGCTACAACAAATATTACAAGATTTTCCGGTACAAAGCTTATTGATACTATCGCCAGCCTTAGATTTTGCGTCCTGGGAAGATGCCGAGCGCTACCGGCAAGACGCGCGACAATATCAGGCTGAAGGATTGATGCTTAAGCATCTGGATAGTCCTTATGAAGTCGGGCGGAAGCGGGGACAGTGGTGGAAATGGAAAACCGATCCGATGACGATTGATGGCGTCATGATTTACGCACAATCGGGGCACGGACGGCGTGCAAATTTGTTTACCGATTATACCTTTGCTGTTTGGGATGGCGACGAACTGGTGCCTTTTGCAAAAGCTTATTCCGGCCTGACGGATAAAGAACTTCATGTAATCGATAATTGGATAAAACGCCATACCATCGAAAAGTTCGGTCCGGTTCGTAGCGTTACACCCCAACTCGTATTTGAACTCGCTTTTGAGGGTATTAATGCCAGCAGTCGCCATAAGTCAGGCGTAGCGCTGCGTTTTCCACGTATCTTGCGCTGGCGGCAGGACAAGCCGGCGAGCGAAGCGAATACGAAAGAAGATTTGTTAAATTTGATTGCCGCTAGAAATGAATCAATTCGCTGA
- a CDS encoding ligase-associated DNA damage response DEXH box helicase — MNQFADVWFHNQGWEPHTFQRKAWSAISKGHSGLLNAPTGFGKTFAIWFGVLAHYYEDKAYQKQKKRHRQTKLHAIWITPLRALSKEIYKATTKVSDDLDLDYTVELRTGDTTVAQRQKQRKKPPQALITTPESVHLLLASKEAVAFFSALEFIVVDEWHELLGSKRGVLVELALSRLKAINPRLKIWGISATIGNLGEAQEILLGKEHNGVMVKAALKKQIAIETVLPDSLEKFPWAGHLGIRLLDKVIALVRQYNSTLIFTNTRSQAEIWYQQIIMHYPEFAGILAIHHGSLSDEVRFWVEDALHEGRLKAVVCTSSLDLGVDFRPVDCVIQIGSPKGVARFLQRAGRSGHRPHETSYIYYVPTNSLEIIEGDSLKYAVKEQIIEQRIPYVRSFDVLIQYLMTLAVGDGFAANQIFEEVRGTHCFASVTRQEFDDCMAMLIHGGKTLHAYDDFHRLVLQDGIYRVESRKLAMRHRLSIGAIVSDAMMKVKFMSGKYLGSIEESFISKLNTGDVFWFSGRQLELLHVRNMEVVVRPTSKSKGVVPSWMGGRFSISPDLGVAIRHSFQAIQQTKRVSPEIEFLRPLFEEQARRSALPKTDELLVEYISTKYGYHLFVYPFDGKLVHEGMAQVLAYRLGKIKPATFSIASNEYGFELLSATDYPVDDNFIKDLLSPNHLHQDITSGINVQEMARRRFRDIAGIAGLVFQGFPGKGMKTKHLQANAGLFFSVFEDYDPTNLLLREAYDEVFDFQLEEGRMQLAFERIADHAIVLAFPKNLTPFSFPIFSESFREKYSNEDWQSRLELLKLQLEGKVE, encoded by the coding sequence ATGAATCAATTCGCTGACGTATGGTTTCATAATCAAGGCTGGGAGCCGCACACTTTTCAACGAAAGGCTTGGTCAGCTATTTCCAAGGGACATTCTGGTCTGCTTAATGCACCTACCGGTTTTGGAAAGACCTTTGCCATTTGGTTTGGCGTGCTCGCGCATTATTACGAAGATAAAGCCTATCAAAAGCAAAAGAAACGCCATCGGCAAACGAAGTTACACGCGATCTGGATAACCCCGTTACGCGCCTTATCAAAAGAAATCTACAAAGCGACAACCAAAGTCAGCGACGATCTGGATTTGGATTATACGGTAGAGCTGCGCACGGGTGATACGACCGTTGCCCAACGGCAAAAGCAGCGCAAGAAGCCGCCCCAAGCGTTAATCACTACACCCGAGAGTGTGCATCTCTTGTTGGCGTCGAAAGAGGCCGTCGCTTTCTTCAGCGCGCTGGAATTTATCGTGGTAGATGAGTGGCACGAACTGCTGGGCAGCAAGCGCGGCGTATTGGTTGAGCTGGCGCTGAGCCGTCTGAAAGCGATTAATCCACGACTGAAGATCTGGGGCATTTCAGCGACGATTGGAAACCTGGGAGAGGCGCAGGAAATTTTGCTGGGAAAAGAGCATAACGGTGTGATGGTGAAAGCGGCATTGAAAAAGCAGATCGCTATTGAGACGGTGCTGCCCGATAGTTTGGAGAAGTTTCCTTGGGCTGGACATTTAGGTATTCGGCTGCTGGACAAGGTGATCGCGCTGGTCAGACAGTATAATTCTACCCTGATTTTTACCAATACACGTTCGCAGGCTGAAATTTGGTATCAGCAAATTATTATGCATTATCCGGAGTTTGCCGGTATTTTGGCTATTCACCACGGTTCGTTGAGCGACGAGGTACGTTTTTGGGTGGAAGATGCGTTGCACGAAGGGCGATTGAAAGCGGTGGTTTGCACCAGTAGCCTTGATCTGGGCGTTGATTTTCGTCCGGTAGATTGTGTGATACAAATCGGATCGCCTAAAGGTGTCGCGAGGTTCTTACAGCGTGCCGGCAGATCGGGGCATCGCCCGCATGAAACTTCCTACATTTATTACGTGCCGACCAATTCCCTGGAAATTATCGAAGGCGATTCGTTAAAATATGCTGTAAAAGAGCAAATCATTGAGCAGCGTATACCGTATGTGCGTAGTTTTGACGTGCTAATTCAATACTTAATGACGCTTGCAGTAGGCGATGGTTTTGCGGCCAATCAAATCTTTGAAGAGGTGCGTGGCACGCATTGTTTTGCATCGGTGACGAGGCAAGAGTTTGACGATTGTATGGCTATGCTTATTCATGGCGGAAAAACGTTGCATGCTTACGACGACTTTCATCGCCTGGTGCTGCAAGATGGCATCTATCGTGTGGAATCGCGCAAATTAGCCATGCGGCATCGACTGAGTATCGGTGCGATCGTTTCCGATGCGATGATGAAAGTGAAATTTATGTCGGGCAAATATTTAGGCTCCATAGAAGAATCATTTATTTCCAAGCTTAATACCGGTGACGTCTTTTGGTTTTCCGGTCGACAGTTGGAATTACTCCATGTGCGCAATATGGAAGTAGTGGTGCGGCCTACGAGTAAGTCCAAAGGCGTTGTGCCTTCGTGGATGGGCGGCCGTTTCTCGATCTCGCCAGATTTGGGCGTGGCCATACGGCATAGTTTTCAAGCTATACAACAGACGAAGCGTGTTAGTCCGGAAATCGAGTTTTTAAGACCATTGTTTGAAGAGCAAGCGCGTAGATCGGCCTTACCAAAAACCGACGAACTGCTGGTCGAATATATCTCGACGAAGTATGGTTATCACTTATTCGTTTATCCGTTTGATGGCAAGTTGGTGCACGAGGGCATGGCGCAGGTATTGGCTTATCGCCTAGGAAAAATTAAACCGGCCACCTTTAGTATTGCCAGTAATGAATATGGTTTTGAGTTGCTCTCGGCGACCGACTATCCGGTGGACGATAATTTTATCAAAGATTTACTTTCGCCAAACCACTTGCATCAGGATATTACGTCGGGGATCAACGTACAGGAGATGGCGCGCAGGCGTTTTCGTGATATTGCGGGTATCGCTGGTCTTGTTTTTCAAGGTTTTCCTGGCAAAGGAATGAAAACAAAGCATTTGCAGGCAAATGCCGGATTGTTTTTCTCGGTTTTCGAAGATTACGACCCGACTAATTTATTGCTTCGCGAGGCATACGACGAGGTTTTTGATTTTCAACTGGAGGAAGGACGTATGCAACTGGCTTTTGAGCGTATTGCAGATCATGCGATCGTTTTAGCATTTCCCAAAAATCTTACCCCGTTTTCCTTTCCGATCTTCTCCGAATCGTTTCGCGAAAAATATAGCAACGAAGATTGGCAAAGTCGCTTAGAACTATTAAAATTACAGTTGGAAGGAAAAGTAGAATAA